In the Candidatus Binatia bacterium genome, one interval contains:
- a CDS encoding glycosyltransferase N-terminal domain-containing protein, producing the protein MSSRLAGAWMRAAWTAAVAVAGAACAASQPFARGEKALRGAERRGEWIWRRQAGSAWLWIHAASYGETEIGLALASALAPHLGGASVVMTATTATGRARATANQSVEAHYFPLDYAPYLNRILEAGAPRALVIVETEIWPETLRILARRGVPVAVANARISERSFPRYRRLAPLVGPLLDGVAKICARDDEAAGRWKALGARESAVEVTGNIKFDLALPADASALSPLLVRDSARPVFLAASTHDGEEQLALDAFHMLRGQVPGARLIVAPRHPERAADVAALARTRSSGVFQWSDCQGRADAGGADIVVLDRLGLLRAAYAGADACFVGGSITAGPGGHNLLEPVVAGCPVATGPLISNVEDQAAMLRAAGALRIVRNVEELAKFWTEAAEKSEDMRQRLAAATRILREARGALARTVTALAPVLEGRRR; encoded by the coding sequence GTGAGCAGTCGCCTGGCCGGCGCCTGGATGCGTGCCGCGTGGACGGCGGCAGTCGCCGTTGCCGGCGCAGCGTGCGCAGCTTCGCAACCGTTTGCCCGCGGCGAAAAGGCGCTGCGCGGCGCCGAGCGAAGAGGCGAGTGGATCTGGCGGCGGCAGGCGGGAAGCGCCTGGCTGTGGATTCATGCGGCATCGTACGGGGAGACGGAGATCGGCCTGGCGCTGGCCTCGGCGCTGGCCCCGCATCTTGGCGGCGCCTCGGTCGTGATGACGGCGACGACTGCGACGGGTCGCGCGCGCGCCACTGCAAATCAAAGTGTCGAAGCCCATTACTTCCCGCTCGATTACGCTCCGTATCTCAACAGGATTCTCGAGGCCGGCGCGCCGCGCGCCCTCGTCATCGTCGAGACGGAAATCTGGCCCGAGACGCTTCGCATCCTCGCTCGTCGCGGCGTTCCGGTCGCGGTCGCCAACGCGAGGATCTCCGAGCGCAGCTTCCCGCGGTACCGGCGTCTTGCGCCCTTGGTCGGGCCGCTGCTCGACGGCGTCGCGAAGATCTGCGCCAGGGACGACGAAGCTGCCGGCCGCTGGAAGGCTCTCGGCGCACGCGAGTCGGCCGTCGAGGTCACGGGCAACATCAAGTTCGACCTTGCCCTTCCCGCCGACGCTTCGGCGCTTTCTCCTCTGCTCGTGCGTGATTCCGCGCGGCCCGTGTTCCTCGCCGCGTCCACGCACGACGGCGAAGAGCAACTCGCGCTCGATGCGTTCCACATGCTGCGCGGGCAGGTGCCCGGCGCGCGCCTGATCGTCGCACCGCGCCATCCCGAAAGGGCGGCAGACGTCGCGGCGCTTGCGCGCACGCGCTCGTCGGGTGTCTTCCAATGGAGTGACTGCCAAGGCAGGGCCGACGCAGGCGGCGCGGACATCGTCGTGCTCGACCGCCTCGGCCTGCTGCGGGCGGCATACGCAGGCGCCGATGCTTGCTTCGTCGGCGGGAGCATCACGGCCGGTCCCGGGGGGCACAACCTTCTCGAGCCCGTCGTCGCCGGTTGCCCGGTCGCGACGGGGCCGCTGATCTCCAATGTCGAAGACCAGGCCGCGATGCTTCGTGCGGCCGGCGCCCTGCGCATCGTCCGCAACGTCGAGGAACTGGCGAAGTTCTGGACGGAAGCGGCCGAAAAATCAGAAGATATGCGGCAGCGACTGGCTGCCGCCACACGCATTTTGCGCGAAGCCCGCGGCGCCCTCGCCCGGACGGTCACAGCGCTGGCTCCGGTGCTCGAAGGCCGGCGGCGATGA
- a CDS encoding adenylate/guanylate cyclase domain-containing protein: protein MPQLQRKGFAQPDQARAFPNGKVDLVQLGEMVVARFLFQPGWRWANDVAPIAGTRTCQHRHVGYTISGSLRVHMDDGTEMLILPGDAYEIPPGHDAWVEGDEAWDSVEFTSGRTYAVSPYELGERTLATILFSDIVDSTVMLERVGDRAWATLLEEHNGRIRAVIDRFRGREMATLGDGFLALFDGAARAVRAAEAMDSAVGDLGFRLRVGLHTGELEIVSGQARGVAVHTAARVSSLAGAGQVLVSSTTHDLLDGSGLEFEVHGEHELKGLSGKRVVFVLRR from the coding sequence ATGCCCCAGCTCCAGCGCAAGGGGTTCGCGCAGCCCGACCAGGCGCGCGCTTTCCCCAACGGCAAAGTCGATCTCGTGCAGCTCGGCGAGATGGTCGTCGCGCGCTTCCTGTTCCAGCCCGGCTGGCGCTGGGCGAACGACGTCGCGCCGATCGCGGGAACCCGTACCTGCCAGCACCGTCACGTCGGCTACACGATCTCCGGAAGCCTGCGCGTGCACATGGACGACGGCACCGAGATGCTGATCCTGCCCGGCGACGCCTACGAGATCCCGCCGGGCCACGACGCGTGGGTCGAAGGCGACGAAGCGTGGGACTCGGTCGAGTTCACGAGCGGGCGTACCTACGCCGTCTCGCCGTACGAGCTCGGCGAAAGGACGCTCGCCACGATCCTGTTCAGCGACATCGTCGATTCGACGGTGATGCTCGAGAGAGTGGGCGATCGCGCGTGGGCCACGCTGCTCGAGGAGCACAACGGTCGCATCCGCGCCGTGATCGACCGCTTCCGCGGACGCGAGATGGCCACGCTCGGCGACGGTTTCCTCGCGCTGTTCGACGGTGCGGCGCGCGCGGTGCGCGCTGCCGAAGCGATGGACTCGGCGGTCGGCGACCTCGGGTTTCGTCTTCGCGTCGGCCTGCACACCGGTGAACTCGAGATCGTCAGCGGGCAGGCTCGCGGCGTCGCGGTGCACACGGCGGCGCGCGTCTCGTCGCTGGCCGGCGCAGGACAAGTGCTCGTCTCGTCGACGACGCACGATCTTCTCGACGGCTCCGGACTCGAATTCGAGGTGCACGGGGAGCACGAGCTGAAGGGTCTGTCCGGAAAGCGCGTCGTCTTCGTGCTGCGGCGCTGA
- a CDS encoding lipopolysaccharide kinase InaA family protein: MFLKLPEGYVDLDRGRWRVVAARIELAEMTALLDAVRGGASPGEDVASGRGGARRVVLRGGKVVFVRHYLRGGMVRHFVRDRFLLRPPRPIRELEATESARAAGCRVPIVHAVGVEESGPFYRGWIVTSAIEGARAYIDALLEADEAERAALLAAAGAAIRALHDAGVYHPDLNGHNLLIDADGEIAIIDFDRATLGAPGSWRLGEKGRDRFWRSLKKLTAAKGRDLDESERRWLERGYTR; encoded by the coding sequence GTGTTCCTCAAGCTTCCCGAAGGCTACGTCGACCTCGACCGCGGACGCTGGCGCGTTGTCGCAGCGCGCATCGAGCTTGCGGAAATGACGGCGCTGCTCGATGCCGTTCGCGGCGGCGCGAGCCCGGGCGAGGACGTCGCGTCGGGCCGCGGCGGCGCACGGCGCGTCGTGCTGCGCGGGGGCAAGGTCGTGTTCGTGCGCCACTACCTGCGCGGCGGCATGGTGCGCCACTTCGTGCGCGATCGATTCCTGTTGAGGCCGCCGCGGCCGATCCGCGAGCTCGAAGCCACCGAGTCGGCGCGCGCGGCCGGCTGCCGCGTTCCGATCGTGCATGCGGTCGGTGTCGAGGAGAGCGGACCCTTCTACCGCGGCTGGATCGTCACGTCCGCAATCGAAGGCGCGCGCGCGTACATCGACGCGCTGCTCGAAGCGGACGAGGCCGAACGCGCCGCGCTGCTGGCGGCCGCGGGCGCCGCGATCCGCGCCTTGCACGACGCCGGCGTCTACCATCCCGATCTGAACGGGCACAACCTGCTGATCGACGCCGACGGCGAGATCGCCATCATCGACTTCGACCGGGCAACGTTAGGCGCGCCAGGCAGCTGGCGCCTCGGCGAGAAGGGCCGCGACCGGTTCTGGCGCTCGCTGAAGAAGCTGACTGCGGCCAAGGGTCGCGACCTGGACGAATCGGAGAGGCGCTGGCTCGAGCGTGGCTACACGCGATAG
- the gmk gene encoding guanylate kinase → MTSDEAGRGLLFIVSGPSGAGKTTISGAALRAFPNLIMSVSATTRRPRAGERDGIEYLFVDKDRFASMIRRNELAEWAQVHGHHYGTPRAPIERALERGQDVLLDIDVQGASQLRALYPGAVTVFVLPPDRSTMESRLRSRGTELEAVVRRRLENACREIARAGEYHHVIINRSREEAIAEFEAILRDTHRLGAAAMPRHRAGMSEAALASFLGRFQVEAPAA, encoded by the coding sequence GTGACCAGCGACGAGGCAGGCCGGGGACTTCTTTTCATCGTTTCGGGGCCGTCGGGAGCCGGCAAAACGACGATCTCGGGCGCCGCGCTGCGCGCGTTTCCGAACCTGATCATGTCCGTGTCGGCCACGACGCGCAGGCCCCGTGCGGGTGAGCGCGACGGAATCGAATACCTGTTCGTCGACAAGGACCGCTTCGCATCGATGATCCGGCGCAACGAGCTGGCCGAGTGGGCGCAGGTGCACGGTCATCACTACGGCACGCCGCGCGCGCCGATCGAACGAGCGCTGGAGCGCGGCCAGGACGTGCTGCTCGACATCGACGTGCAGGGAGCCTCCCAGTTGAGGGCTCTCTACCCGGGGGCGGTCACGGTCTTCGTTCTTCCGCCGGACCGATCCACGATGGAATCGCGCCTTCGCTCCCGCGGTACCGAGCTCGAGGCAGTCGTGCGGCGACGCCTCGAAAATGCCTGCCGGGAGATCGCGAGGGCCGGCGAGTACCACCACGTGATCATCAACCGCAGCCGCGAGGAGGCCATCGCCGAATTCGAAGCGATCCTGCGAGACACGCATCGTCTCGGTGCGGCCGCGATGCCGCGACATCGCGCCGGCATGAGCGAGGCGGCGCTGGCGAGCTTCCTCGGCAGGTTCCAGGTGGAGGCGCCGGCGGCGTGA
- a CDS encoding ABC transporter transmembrane domain-containing protein — translation MIAYSGMSGLVPWLVRGLIDDVFSRRDEHMLALLPALIIVVFLARAGMNFGQSYLGDWVGESIVYDIRARLQEKVQRLPISFFDRTTSAQIVSRMTSDVLAVRQALTEGAASLIRDLTTMLVLIAVAFHLDAALSVIAFVVLPVIVLPIQRLSRRMRTLSRRGLDTLGDVSALLLETVQASRVVKSFGMQAYETRRFEGENRRLRRLHLKAARIGAFTAPMTEVLAAFGIAGALWFGGGSVFAGGRTAGGFLAFMTTLVLIYDPFKKLARTNNIVQAGLGAAERIFALLDEAEEDDGSAGSGLKVTALREAIRFEAVSFAYQSIEVLHDVEFEIRAGEAVALVGPSGGGKSTIADLIPRFYEVTGGRVTLDGVDLRDLDLAALRALVSVVTQQTYLFNDTVRANIAYGSSEADDAGIIEAAKAAFAHEFIEKLPAGYDTVIGEMGVQLSGGQRQRLAIARALLKDAPVLILDEATSALDSESEHAVQAAVESLMTGRTTLVIAHRLSTVRRADRILVVEDGRIVGSGTHGELLEKGSLYKRLHELQLLGESPA, via the coding sequence ATGATCGCCTACAGCGGCATGTCGGGCCTGGTGCCGTGGCTCGTGCGCGGCCTGATCGACGACGTCTTCAGCCGCCGCGACGAGCACATGCTCGCCCTGTTGCCTGCGCTGATCATCGTCGTCTTCCTCGCGCGGGCGGGAATGAATTTCGGCCAGTCCTACCTCGGAGACTGGGTGGGCGAGAGCATCGTCTACGACATTCGCGCGCGACTGCAGGAGAAGGTCCAGCGCCTTCCGATCTCGTTCTTCGACCGCACGACCTCCGCGCAGATCGTCTCGCGCATGACGAGCGACGTGCTGGCCGTGCGCCAGGCGCTGACCGAAGGTGCCGCTTCGCTGATCCGCGACCTTACGACGATGCTCGTGCTCATCGCAGTCGCGTTCCACCTGGACGCGGCGCTCTCGGTCATTGCGTTCGTCGTCCTGCCGGTGATCGTCCTTCCGATCCAGAGATTGTCGCGACGCATGCGCACGCTGTCGCGCCGCGGCCTGGACACTCTCGGCGACGTCTCGGCGCTGCTGCTGGAGACGGTGCAGGCTTCCCGCGTCGTCAAGTCGTTCGGCATGCAGGCTTACGAGACACGCCGCTTCGAAGGCGAGAACCGGCGGCTGCGGCGCCTGCACCTGAAAGCTGCGCGCATCGGCGCGTTCACGGCGCCGATGACCGAGGTGCTGGCGGCGTTCGGCATTGCAGGGGCGCTCTGGTTCGGCGGCGGCTCGGTGTTCGCCGGCGGGCGCACGGCCGGCGGCTTTCTCGCGTTCATGACGACGCTCGTGCTGATCTACGATCCCTTCAAGAAGCTCGCGCGCACCAACAACATCGTGCAGGCCGGGCTCGGCGCCGCCGAACGCATCTTCGCGCTGCTCGACGAGGCCGAGGAGGACGACGGCAGCGCCGGCAGCGGCCTCAAAGTGACGGCGCTTCGCGAGGCGATCCGTTTCGAGGCAGTGTCCTTCGCGTACCAGAGCATCGAGGTGCTGCACGACGTCGAGTTCGAGATCCGTGCCGGCGAAGCCGTTGCTCTCGTTGGGCCGAGTGGCGGAGGAAAGTCGACGATCGCCGACCTGATCCCGCGCTTCTACGAAGTGACAGGCGGCCGCGTCACGCTCGACGGAGTCGACCTTCGCGACCTCGACCTGGCGGCGCTTCGCGCTCTCGTCTCGGTCGTCACCCAGCAGACGTACCTATTCAACGACACGGTGCGCGCCAATATTGCGTACGGAAGCAGCGAGGCGGACGATGCCGGGATCATCGAAGCGGCCAAGGCTGCGTTCGCGCACGAGTTCATCGAGAAGCTTCCCGCGGGCTACGACACGGTGATCGGCGAGATGGGCGTGCAGCTGTCGGGAGGGCAGCGCCAGCGCCTCGCGATTGCGCGGGCTCTTTTGAAGGACGCGCCGGTGCTGATCCTCGACGAGGCGACGAGCGCGCTGGACTCGGAATCCGAGCATGCGGTGCAGGCCGCCGTCGAGAGTCTGATGACGGGCCGCACGACACTGGTCATCGCGCACAGGCTTTCTACCGTTCGCCGCGCCGACCGCATCCTCGTCGTCGAGGACGGCCGCATCGTCGGATCCGGAACCCACGGCGAGCTTCTCGAGAAAGGCTCGTTGTACAAGCGCCTTCACGAGCTTCAGCTGCTCGGCGAGAGCCCTGCGTGA
- a CDS encoding YicC/YloC family endoribonuclease, whose translation MTGYGAASGHAGTCRISVEVRSVNQRFLDLKLNVPREYGPYEPDLRRIVSSAIERGRVEVHVSRTLPPRSAGIALQKDVASAYIKGWKQLQKEFGLSGSLELSLLAGRSDLFVAVEPAADAAAEIGEVEKLLGKALAAHAKEREREGAHLRKDMQERIKRLRATWKALEKAAARVAPRLKAKLDKRLAELLGGATVDPGRLVQETAILADRCDVNEELVRLASHLGALDELVRSEQPVAKRIDFVLQEVNRELNTIGSKASDLTVTNLVVDGKADVEKLREQIQNVE comes from the coding sequence ATGACGGGATACGGAGCGGCCTCCGGGCACGCCGGAACTTGCCGGATCAGCGTCGAGGTGCGCTCGGTCAACCAGCGCTTCCTCGATCTCAAGCTGAACGTTCCGCGCGAGTACGGTCCCTATGAACCCGACCTTCGCCGCATCGTGTCCTCTGCGATCGAGCGGGGCCGCGTCGAAGTGCACGTCTCACGCACCCTTCCTCCGCGCAGCGCCGGCATTGCGCTGCAGAAGGACGTCGCCTCGGCGTACATCAAAGGCTGGAAGCAGCTGCAGAAGGAATTCGGTCTTTCCGGCAGTCTCGAGCTGTCGCTGCTGGCGGGGCGCAGCGATCTGTTCGTCGCCGTCGAGCCCGCGGCCGATGCGGCCGCGGAGATCGGCGAAGTCGAAAAGCTGCTCGGCAAGGCGCTGGCCGCCCATGCCAAGGAGCGCGAAAGGGAAGGGGCGCATCTTCGCAAGGACATGCAGGAGCGCATCAAGCGGCTGAGGGCGACGTGGAAAGCGCTCGAGAAAGCCGCTGCTCGCGTCGCGCCGCGCCTGAAGGCCAAGCTCGACAAGCGCCTGGCCGAGCTGCTCGGCGGCGCGACGGTCGATCCCGGCCGCCTCGTGCAGGAAACGGCGATCCTGGCCGACCGCTGCGACGTCAACGAGGAGCTCGTGCGCCTGGCCAGCCATCTCGGAGCGCTCGACGAGCTGGTGCGATCGGAGCAGCCGGTGGCCAAGCGCATCGACTTCGTCCTGCAGGAGGTCAACCGCGAGCTGAACACGATCGGCTCGAAGGCCTCCGACCTTACCGTCACCAACCTCGTCGTCGACGGCAAGGCCGACGTCGAAAAGCTGCGCGAGCAGATCCAGAACGTCGAGTAG
- a CDS encoding NAD-dependent epimerase/dehydratase family protein: protein MRALVTGAAGFIGSTLAESLLAAGHEVVGIDCFLDYYPRAAKEGNLAAIRENRRFRFLEASLVDADLGPVVDGVDWVFHQAAQAGVRSSWGEDFRIYSDNNVYATQRLLEACRAVALKKFVYASSSSVYGDTTDLPMRETSMPRPVSPYGVSKLAAEHLVWLYWKNFAVPTVSLRYFTVYGPRQRPDMAFHRFIFSVMDDRPIVLFGDGEQSRDFTYVGDIVAANVSAAESEASGRVYNLGGGSRTTVNDVIACIGRLVGREPRVDHRPMQKGDVRHTSADTSAARAEIGFAPVVDLDEGLARQVAWQKELGRTL, encoded by the coding sequence GTGAGGGCGCTCGTCACCGGCGCGGCCGGCTTCATCGGCTCCACGCTTGCCGAGTCGCTGCTTGCCGCGGGACACGAGGTGGTCGGGATCGACTGTTTCCTCGATTACTACCCGCGCGCGGCCAAGGAAGGGAACCTTGCCGCGATCCGCGAAAATCGCCGCTTCCGCTTCCTCGAGGCCAGCCTGGTCGACGCCGACCTCGGCCCCGTCGTCGACGGCGTCGACTGGGTCTTTCACCAGGCCGCCCAGGCCGGCGTGCGCTCGAGCTGGGGCGAAGACTTCCGCATCTACAGCGACAACAACGTCTACGCGACGCAGCGGCTGCTCGAAGCGTGCCGCGCCGTGGCGCTGAAGAAGTTCGTCTACGCGTCCTCTTCGTCGGTCTACGGCGACACGACGGACCTGCCGATGCGCGAGACGAGCATGCCCCGGCCCGTCTCTCCGTACGGAGTCAGCAAGCTCGCGGCCGAGCACCTGGTGTGGCTCTACTGGAAGAACTTCGCGGTCCCGACGGTCTCGCTGCGCTATTTCACCGTCTACGGGCCTCGCCAGAGGCCGGACATGGCCTTCCACCGTTTCATTTTCTCGGTGATGGACGACAGGCCGATCGTGCTGTTCGGCGACGGCGAGCAGTCGCGCGATTTCACGTACGTCGGGGACATCGTCGCCGCCAACGTCTCGGCGGCCGAGTCCGAAGCTTCGGGAAGAGTGTACAACCTCGGCGGCGGCAGCCGCACGACGGTAAACGACGTCATCGCCTGCATCGGTCGCCTGGTCGGGCGCGAGCCGCGCGTCGACCACCGTCCGATGCAGAAGGGCGACGTGCGACACACGTCGGCCGACACCAGCGCCGCTCGCGCAGAGATCGGATTCGCTCCCGTCGTCGACCTCGACGAAGGCCTTGCGCGCCAGGTAGCGTGGCAGAAAGAGCTCGGGAGGACGCTGTGA
- the lpxK gene encoding tetraacyldisaccharide 4'-kinase, translating to MNEEHADFAERLWYSHAPLARAARAALAPASLLFAGAAGLRDAAWRLGLARPERAPAPVVSVGSLRVGGAGKTPFVAWLVAALHARSLAPCIVTRGYASDASSAQPFVLDRQSACAPQAAARAGDEATMLALRTGVPVAVGSNRLAACRLAARSFPLDVFVLDDGFQHRALARDIDIVLVTGNEASERLLPAGPLRESVAALARASVVIQVEDGSGPRGQATTAARARARTRPVSLVSDVAAPGGDDVSSLRGRRVVAVAAIARPARFLACLRTSGAEIVHTVLRRDHYRFGDADRREIEEASAGADLVVTTEKDLVKLGAPPGGEGPTRGARPLVALRIAMELDEENALVDRIVETIAAAGRGA from the coding sequence ATGAACGAAGAGCACGCCGATTTCGCCGAGAGGCTCTGGTACTCGCACGCCCCCCTGGCACGGGCCGCAAGGGCTGCATTGGCACCGGCCTCGCTGCTGTTCGCTGGCGCCGCTGGTCTTCGCGATGCGGCCTGGCGCCTCGGTCTCGCGCGGCCGGAGCGGGCTCCGGCGCCGGTCGTCAGCGTCGGGAGCCTGCGTGTCGGAGGCGCCGGCAAGACTCCGTTCGTCGCGTGGCTCGTCGCCGCGCTGCACGCGCGGTCGCTCGCGCCGTGCATCGTCACGCGAGGCTACGCATCGGATGCTTCATCGGCGCAGCCGTTCGTCCTGGACAGGCAGTCGGCGTGCGCGCCGCAGGCGGCGGCAAGGGCCGGTGACGAGGCGACGATGCTTGCGCTGCGCACCGGCGTGCCCGTCGCCGTCGGGAGCAATCGCCTTGCGGCCTGCCGGCTTGCGGCCCGCTCGTTTCCTCTCGACGTCTTCGTGCTCGACGACGGCTTCCAGCACCGCGCGCTGGCCAGGGACATCGACATCGTCCTCGTTACGGGGAACGAAGCCTCCGAGCGCCTGCTCCCGGCCGGTCCGCTGCGCGAGAGCGTTGCAGCCCTGGCGCGGGCATCGGTCGTGATCCAGGTCGAAGACGGATCGGGGCCGCGCGGGCAGGCAACGACAGCTGCGAGGGCGCGCGCCCGCACGAGGCCGGTGTCGCTGGTCTCGGATGTCGCTGCACCGGGCGGCGACGACGTTTCGTCGCTGCGCGGGCGCCGCGTCGTCGCGGTGGCTGCGATCGCGCGACCGGCGCGCTTCCTGGCGTGCCTGCGCACGAGCGGCGCCGAGATCGTGCACACGGTGCTGCGCCGCGACCACTATCGCTTTGGTGACGCGGACCGGCGGGAGATCGAAGAGGCGTCGGCGGGGGCCGACCTCGTCGTCACGACCGAAAAAGACCTCGTCAAGCTCGGCGCCCCGCCGGGCGGCGAGGGCCCCACGCGGGGAGCTCGCCCGCTCGTCGCGCTGCGCATCGCCATGGAGCTCGACGAGGAAAATGCCCTCGTCGACCGCATCGTCGAGACCATCGCGGCCGCCGGCCGCGGCGCTTGA
- a CDS encoding Trm112 family protein codes for MTIQRSLVDLLVCPACKGPLTEVHWKPAGEPATGGAAAAPMVALDCHACRLRYPITEGIPVMLVDQAERLRS; via the coding sequence GTGACGATCCAACGAAGCCTCGTCGACCTTCTGGTGTGCCCGGCATGCAAGGGACCGCTCACCGAAGTGCACTGGAAGCCGGCCGGCGAGCCTGCGACCGGCGGCGCCGCTGCCGCGCCGATGGTCGCGCTGGACTGCCACGCGTGCCGGCTTCGCTACCCGATTACCGAAGGCATCCCGGTGATGCTCGTCGATCAGGCCGAGCGGCTGCGCTCCTGA
- a CDS encoding lysophospholipid acyltransferase family protein — protein sequence MSRRVSDSRAARGLRRFDLLARAEIAAASFAIWLVLALLGATLRWTRRGSADLERRWSAGEPVLMAFWHGRSIMLPLAYRGRGASIMNSTHRDGEIISRALARFGIESTRGSSSRGAVAGVLGLVRASRRGRDVALIPDGPRGPAGIAKGGAAELAIATGAPLFPMAVSCSHGWRLPTWDRMLLPYPFARMVLVVGEPLQAGAAGRASRGDEREEIRSRLESTLRRITAEADRLAGRREVEET from the coding sequence GTGAGCCGCCGCGTGAGCGACTCGCGCGCGGCAAGAGGGCTGCGCCGTTTCGATCTGCTGGCGCGCGCCGAGATCGCAGCGGCTTCGTTCGCAATCTGGCTCGTGCTCGCGCTGCTCGGCGCCACGCTGCGCTGGACGCGGCGTGGGTCCGCCGACCTCGAACGCCGCTGGAGCGCCGGAGAGCCGGTGCTGATGGCGTTCTGGCACGGCCGCTCGATCATGCTTCCGCTCGCGTACCGGGGTCGCGGCGCGTCGATCATGAACAGCACGCACCGCGACGGCGAGATCATCTCGCGCGCGCTCGCTCGCTTCGGCATCGAGTCGACGCGCGGATCTTCGAGCCGCGGCGCCGTCGCCGGAGTGCTCGGTCTCGTGCGTGCGAGCCGGCGAGGCCGCGACGTCGCACTGATCCCCGACGGCCCGCGCGGCCCGGCAGGCATCGCCAAGGGTGGCGCGGCCGAGCTCGCCATCGCTACCGGAGCCCCGTTGTTCCCGATGGCGGTCAGCTGCTCGCACGGCTGGCGCCTGCCGACCTGGGACCGGATGCTGCTGCCGTATCCTTTCGCACGCATGGTCCTCGTCGTCGGCGAGCCGCTGCAGGCCGGCGCGGCGGGACGGGCAAGTCGAGGCGACGAGCGCGAGGAGATCCGCAGCCGGCTCGAAAGCACGCTGCGGCGCATCACCGCCGAAGCCGACCGCCTTGCCGGCCGCCGCGAGGTCGAAGAGACGTGA
- the lpxB gene encoding lipid-A-disaccharide synthase has translation MKRRRILMVAGEASGDALGGALAASLLRADPGLHLYGAGGAAMREAGVETIIDTAELSVMGFSELGREIVRVVGAHRRLRRELRGGGADGAPDLFIPIDFPDFNLPLCKTASRAGVPVFYYVSPQVWAWRQGRIDAIAKSVRRMLVLFPFEADIYRSHGIDAHFVGHPLAEAVAPSRPRDETRRELGIAEGRRLVALLPGSRRREIEAMLPRMLDATSGLGSVSAVIAEAPALASGLVSGIVDAWKARNPAAAAHVACRRGDTYNLLAAADAALVTSGTATLECALVGCPMVVAYRMSALSYSVARRLVRVPFIAMPNLLLGRRVVCELVQDEAEPQAMREELSRILEDAPLRERMRADFAEIRALLVRPGAADRAAALALELVA, from the coding sequence ATGAAGCGCCGCCGCATACTCATGGTCGCCGGCGAGGCGTCGGGAGACGCACTCGGCGGCGCGCTCGCAGCATCGTTGCTTCGCGCCGATCCCGGATTGCACCTCTACGGTGCCGGCGGTGCCGCGATGCGCGAAGCAGGCGTCGAGACCATCATCGACACCGCCGAGCTGAGCGTCATGGGTTTTTCGGAGCTCGGGCGCGAGATCGTTCGCGTCGTCGGCGCGCATCGCCGGCTTCGCCGCGAGCTTCGCGGCGGCGGGGCGGACGGCGCCCCCGACCTGTTCATCCCGATCGACTTTCCCGATTTCAACCTCCCGCTCTGCAAGACGGCTTCGCGCGCGGGAGTGCCGGTGTTCTACTACGTCAGTCCGCAAGTCTGGGCGTGGAGGCAGGGGCGCATCGACGCCATTGCCAAAAGCGTGCGACGCATGCTCGTGCTCTTCCCGTTCGAGGCCGACATCTACCGGTCGCACGGCATCGACGCGCACTTCGTCGGCCATCCTCTGGCCGAAGCCGTCGCGCCCAGTCGTCCTCGAGACGAGACGCGCCGCGAACTCGGGATCGCCGAAGGCCGTCGTCTCGTTGCGCTTCTTCCGGGCAGCCGCCGCCGCGAGATCGAGGCGATGCTGCCGCGGATGCTCGACGCGACCAGCGGCCTCGGAAGCGTCTCGGCCGTGATCGCCGAAGCTCCGGCGCTCGCTTCCGGCCTCGTTTCCGGCATCGTCGACGCCTGGAAAGCGCGCAACCCGGCCGCAGCCGCCCATGTCGCGTGCCGGCGCGGCGACACCTACAATCTGCTGGCGGCGGCCGACGCGGCGCTGGTGACCTCCGGTACCGCAACGCTCGAATGCGCGCTGGTCGGCTGCCCGATGGTCGTGGCCTACCGGATGTCTGCGCTCAGCTACTCCGTGGCGCGCCGCCTCGTGCGCGTGCCGTTCATCGCGATGCCGAACCTGCTGCTCGGCCGCCGCGTCGTCTGCGAGCTCGTCCAGGACGAAGCCGAACCTCAGGCAATGCGCGAAGAATTGTCGCGAATCCTCGAAGACGCGCCGCTGCGCGAGCGCATGCGGGCCGACTTTGCCGAGATCCGCGCGTTGCTCGTCCGCCCCGGCGCCGCCGACCGCGCCGCGGCGCTCGCCCTGGAGCTCGTCGCCTGA